In Geminicoccaceae bacterium, a single window of DNA contains:
- a CDS encoding helix-turn-helix transcriptional regulator translates to MTADELRTALDELSLTQSAAARRWNVDIRTIQRWCSGERAIPSTVEKLVALELGLDPVRIAELNEERRRRGSAA, encoded by the coding sequence ATGACAGCCGATGAGCTGCGGACTGCGCTCGACGAGCTTTCATTGACGCAATCGGCCGCCGCCCGCCGCTGGAACGTCGATATCCGCACGATCCAGCGGTGGTGTTCCGGCGAGCGGGCGATCCCGTCAACGGTCGAAAAGCTGGTCGCGCTGGAACTCGGGCTCGATCCCGTGCGCATCGCGGAACTGAACGAGGAACGGCGGCGCCGGGGCAGCGCCGCCTGA
- a CDS encoding type II toxin-antitoxin system HicA family toxin, producing MKLLKRHAKANGLAFDEVRGRGKGGHIEVHLGSRKTVIPHSKGEMPTGTVNAILKQLGVKK from the coding sequence ATGAAGCTCCTGAAACGCCACGCAAAGGCCAACGGCCTTGCCTTCGATGAGGTTCGAGGGCGTGGCAAAGGAGGCCACATCGAGGTTCACCTCGGCAGCCGGAAAACCGTCATCCCTCATTCGAAAGGCGAGATGCCGACCGGCACCGTGAATGCAATTCTCAAGCAGCTCGGAGTGAAAAAGTGA
- a CDS encoding head-tail connector protein, producing MSAGFGEGTAIDLIRSFEPLRTQRETDFDSVWEEIARRVLPRYEFRGDRRRYATSQEDIFDATAATGLKRFGAAMESMLTPRSQLWHALAASDPKLENNDRVARYLEAVRDILFAARRSPAANFASQLHEAYLSLGAFGTGAVLVMPGEDGRSPVYRSIPLQELYVAENAAGRIDKVYRRYWQTARQMAQHFGEDALPDPIAKCLADKPEERFELLHIVRPNRDIDPGRRDWRSMTFESWHLTVQHPHVLRRSGFRTMPYAVSRYVTAPGEVYGRSPALEVLPDIKMADRMSRTIIDRANLAAEPPLLAVDDDLPVPVLIPNAVNPGWLNRDGSPKIRPLEPGSDFAVGLEMLDQRHRSINDAFLVTLFQILVDSPSMTATEAMLRSQEKGALLAPTMGRQQSELLAPIIEREIDILTAAEMLPDMPPELVEAGGAIEVEYLSPLARAQRMEQATGLVRTLEAIMPLAQHDPSILDNIDADKALRGLAEINGVDMDMMRPVEEVLERRRQQQEAMQMQQAAAMAPGLKAGAEAAATLSQMEGAA from the coding sequence ATGAGCGCGGGTTTCGGCGAAGGAACCGCGATCGATCTGATTCGCAGCTTCGAGCCCTTGCGCACCCAGCGCGAGACGGATTTCGATTCGGTCTGGGAGGAGATCGCCCGGCGTGTGCTGCCGCGCTACGAGTTCCGCGGCGACCGCAGGCGCTATGCCACGAGCCAGGAGGACATCTTCGACGCCACCGCCGCCACCGGCTTGAAGCGCTTCGGTGCGGCGATGGAATCGATGCTCACCCCGCGCTCGCAGCTCTGGCACGCGCTGGCCGCGAGCGATCCGAAGCTCGAGAACAACGACCGGGTGGCCCGCTATCTCGAGGCGGTGCGCGATATCCTCTTTGCCGCCCGCCGTTCGCCCGCCGCCAATTTCGCCAGCCAGCTGCACGAGGCCTATCTCTCGCTGGGCGCGTTCGGCACCGGGGCGGTGCTGGTCATGCCCGGCGAGGACGGCCGCAGCCCGGTCTATCGCTCGATCCCGCTGCAGGAACTCTACGTCGCCGAGAACGCCGCCGGCCGCATCGACAAGGTCTATCGCCGCTACTGGCAGACCGCCCGGCAGATGGCCCAGCATTTCGGCGAGGACGCCCTGCCGGACCCGATCGCCAAGTGCCTTGCCGACAAGCCGGAGGAGCGCTTCGAGCTGCTGCACATCGTCCGCCCGAACCGCGATATCGATCCGGGCCGCAGGGACTGGCGCTCCATGACCTTCGAGAGCTGGCACCTGACCGTGCAGCACCCGCACGTCCTGCGCCGCTCCGGCTTCCGCACCATGCCCTATGCCGTCTCGCGCTATGTCACCGCACCCGGCGAGGTCTATGGCCGCTCGCCGGCGCTGGAGGTGCTGCCCGACATCAAGATGGCCGATCGCATGTCGCGCACCATCATCGACCGGGCGAACCTCGCGGCCGAGCCGCCGCTGCTCGCCGTCGACGACGATCTGCCGGTGCCGGTGCTGATCCCCAACGCCGTCAATCCCGGCTGGCTCAACCGCGACGGCTCGCCGAAGATCCGCCCGCTGGAGCCGGGCAGCGACTTTGCCGTCGGCCTGGAGATGCTCGACCAGCGTCACCGCTCGATCAACGACGCCTTTCTGGTGACGCTGTTCCAGATCCTGGTCGACAGCCCGTCGATGACCGCCACCGAGGCCATGCTCCGCAGCCAGGAGAAGGGTGCGCTGCTGGCCCCGACCATGGGCCGCCAGCAGTCCGAGCTGCTCGCCCCCATCATCGAGCGCGAGATCGACATCCTCACCGCCGCCGAGATGCTGCCCGACATGCCGCCTGAGCTGGTCGAGGCGGGCGGTGCGATCGAGGTCGAATATCTCTCGCCGCTCGCCCGTGCGCAGCGCATGGAACAGGCCACGGGCCTGGTGCGCACGCTGGAGGCCATCATGCCGCTGGCGCAGCACGACCCCTCGATCCTCGACAATATCGACGCCGACAAGGCGCTGCGCGGACTCGCCGAGATCAACGGCGTCGACATGGACATGATGCGCCCCGTCGAGGAGGTGCTCGAACGCCGCCGACAGCAGCAGGAGGCGATGCAGATGCAGCAGGCCGCCGCCATGGCCCCGGGCCTCAAGGCCGGTGCCGAAGCCGCCGCCACACTCTCGCAGATGGAAGGTGCCGCATGA
- a CDS encoding HEAT repeat domain-containing protein, whose protein sequence is MAFQKGRSGNPGGRPRIAGAIRELAQQHSETALMRLVELMDDPDPKVAIAAANAVLDRAIGRPSGSIRLDEGDENHGPLVIITGIVRDGDEDNAKLLELRADPVAEH, encoded by the coding sequence ATGGCGTTCCAGAAGGGCCGGTCCGGCAATCCCGGCGGCCGACCCCGCATCGCCGGTGCCATCCGCGAGCTTGCGCAGCAGCATTCGGAGACGGCGCTCATGCGGCTCGTCGAACTGATGGACGATCCCGACCCGAAGGTGGCGATTGCCGCCGCCAACGCGGTGCTCGATCGCGCGATCGGCCGGCCCTCCGGCTCGATCCGCCTTGACGAGGGCGACGAGAACCACGGCCCCCTGGTCATCATCACCGGCATCGTCCGCGACGGCGACGAGGACAATGCGAAGCTGCTGGAGCTGCGCGCCGATCCGGTGGCGGAGCATTGA
- a CDS encoding site-specific DNA-methyltransferase — protein sequence MIEQADALVRLPELPAEHYGCVIADPPYSSGTTHAAGRTTMKPSVKYQNSENHGIYPEFAGDNRDQRSFAIWSERWMREAYRVTRPGGLILCFSDWRQLPATTDALQVAGWIWRGIAVWDKTGSARPQRGRFKAQSEFIAWGSRGHLPNEGRCAPGVFRHSVGNRKNHITAKPAALFEDLLQIAQPPVLDPFAGGGSLGIACKRLGLDYHGLEIDPHFAGVAMKAIEAGVAMKAIEAGVAMKAIGEAVP from the coding sequence ATGATCGAGCAGGCCGACGCGCTGGTGCGCCTGCCGGAACTGCCGGCGGAGCACTATGGCTGCGTGATTGCCGATCCGCCCTATTCCAGCGGCACGACCCACGCCGCTGGCCGCACCACCATGAAGCCGTCGGTGAAATACCAGAACAGCGAGAACCATGGGATCTATCCCGAGTTCGCCGGCGACAATCGCGACCAGCGGTCGTTCGCGATCTGGTCGGAACGCTGGATGCGCGAGGCGTATCGCGTGACCCGGCCGGGCGGGCTGATCCTGTGCTTTTCCGACTGGCGGCAGTTGCCGGCCACCACCGACGCCCTGCAGGTAGCGGGGTGGATCTGGCGCGGCATCGCGGTGTGGGACAAGACCGGAAGTGCCCGGCCACAACGCGGGCGGTTCAAGGCGCAGAGCGAGTTCATCGCCTGGGGCTCGCGCGGACACCTTCCGAATGAGGGCAGATGCGCGCCCGGCGTGTTCCGCCACAGTGTCGGCAACCGCAAGAACCACATCACCGCCAAGCCCGCAGCGCTGTTCGAGGATCTTCTGCAGATCGCGCAGCCGCCGGTGCTCGATCCGTTCGCCGGCGGCGGTTCGCTCGGCATCGCCTGCAAGCGGCTCGGGCTCGACTATCACGGGCTGGAGATCGATCCGCACTTTGCCGGCGTGGCCATGAAGGCCATCGAGGCCGGTGTGGCCATGAAGGCGATCGAGGCCGGTGTGGCCATGAAGGCCATCGGGGAGGCGGTGCCGTGA